The following proteins are co-located in the Vigna unguiculata cultivar IT97K-499-35 chromosome 9, ASM411807v1, whole genome shotgun sequence genome:
- the LOC114163489 gene encoding uncharacterized protein LOC114163489, translating to MVTIISGEDESCWYLDTGCSNHMTERREWLIDLDPSVRSSVKFADNSTITTEGVGKVMITRKDGKTAYMSDLLYVLNMKNNLLSLGQLLEKGYTVSMQQNHIEVYDGQQRLILRAPMSRNRTFKINMNATVIQCLASVNVEEEGWLWHYRFGHPNFKSLGQLSSKKLVSGIPLIHVPDKTCEGCIVGKQTRKEFKKCAPKRSK from the coding sequence ATGGTCACAATAATTAGTGGAGAAGACGAGTCTTGCTGGTATTTGGACACGGGGTGTTCCAACCACATGACAGAGAGGAGAGAATGGCTGATAGATCTTGATCCAAGCGTGAGAAGCAGCGTCAAATTTGCGGACAACAGCACAATAACAACAGAAGGAGTTGGCAAAGTAATGATCACTCGAAAAGATGGTAAAACTGCTTACATGAGTGATCTATTGTATGTTcttaacatgaaaaataatcTATTAAGTTTGGGACAATTACTGGAGAAGGGTTATACTGTGTCAATGCAGCAAAATCACATAGAGGTGTATGATGGACAACAAAGGTTGATTCTTAGAGCTCCAATGTCACGAAATAGAACTTTTAAGATCAACATGAATGCAACAGTTATCCAGTGTCTAGCATCAGTGAATGTTGAAGAGGAAGGATGGCTTTGGCACTACAGATTTGGGCACCCAAACTTCAAAAGTTTGGGTCAATTAAGCAGCAAGAAGTTAGTAAGTGGAATACCACTGATTCATGTTCCTGATAAAACTTGTGAAGGTTGCATTGTTGGTAAACAAACGCGAAAGGAGTTTAAGAAGTGTGCACCAAAGAGATCAAAATAG